In one window of Haloterrigena salifodinae DNA:
- a CDS encoding zinc-dependent alcohol dehydrogenase family protein, with product MRAAVLEEHGEPLSIEDVDAPDPDPKGAVVDVEACGVCRSDWHGWQGDWGWLGLETKPGQILGHEPAGRVVAVGDEVTNVSEGDHVAVPFNLGDGTCHECRRGHSNTCENVMPLGFVEPVQGAFAEQVHVPAADHNLVELPDGVSSVDMAGLGCRFMTSFHALAHRADVSAGDWVSVHGVGGVGLSAVHIADALGANVIAVDLKGEKLEKAQELGAVETVNAGDVDDVPAEVKAIADGGANVSMDALGIETTSQNSVQSLGNRGQHLQVGLTTQDEQGMITVPSDAMVMQEIEFIGSLGMPPTRYDEIFRMVATGKLRPADVVSETIGLEDVTDKLAAMTDYETEGIPVIDTFN from the coding sequence ATGCGCGCAGCAGTCCTCGAGGAACACGGCGAACCGCTCTCGATCGAAGACGTCGACGCGCCGGATCCGGATCCGAAGGGCGCCGTCGTCGACGTCGAAGCCTGCGGCGTCTGCCGGAGCGACTGGCACGGTTGGCAGGGCGACTGGGGGTGGCTGGGCCTCGAGACGAAACCGGGACAAATTCTGGGCCACGAGCCCGCGGGCCGCGTCGTGGCCGTCGGCGACGAGGTGACGAATGTCTCGGAAGGAGACCACGTCGCTGTTCCATTCAACCTCGGCGACGGAACCTGCCACGAGTGTCGCCGAGGCCACTCGAACACCTGCGAGAACGTGATGCCGCTTGGCTTCGTCGAACCCGTACAGGGTGCGTTCGCCGAACAGGTACACGTCCCCGCGGCCGACCACAACCTCGTCGAACTCCCCGACGGCGTCTCGTCGGTCGACATGGCCGGACTGGGCTGTCGGTTCATGACGTCGTTCCACGCGCTGGCCCACCGGGCCGACGTGAGCGCGGGCGACTGGGTGTCGGTCCACGGCGTCGGGGGCGTCGGCCTCTCGGCGGTCCACATCGCCGACGCCCTCGGCGCCAACGTGATCGCCGTCGATCTCAAGGGCGAGAAACTCGAGAAAGCGCAGGAACTGGGCGCCGTCGAAACCGTCAACGCCGGCGACGTTGACGACGTCCCGGCCGAAGTCAAGGCGATCGCCGACGGGGGCGCCAACGTCTCGATGGACGCCCTGGGCATCGAGACGACCTCCCAGAACTCCGTCCAGAGCCTCGGTAACCGCGGCCAGCACCTCCAAGTCGGCCTGACCACGCAGGACGAACAGGGTATGATCACCGTTCCGTCCGACGCGATGGTCATGCAAGAGATCGAGTTCATCGGCTCGCTCGGGATGCCGCCGACCCGGTACGACGAGATTTTCCGGATGGTCGCGACCGGCAAACTCCGACCCGCAGACGTCGTCTCCGAGACGATCGGCCTCGAGGACGTCACCGACAAACTCGCGGCGATGACCGACTACGAGACTGAGGGCATCCCGGTCATCGACACGTTCAACTAA
- a CDS encoding DUF5789 family protein produces the protein MLLNGTGEVIDDHEYPATTEELIENYGDRTLELPNGSETVGDVLARLESETFEYPEEARFAVYSAVSDKAVGRVGYSDRDPTPTGSPYSPDAVSF, from the coding sequence ATGTTGCTCAACGGCACCGGCGAGGTCATCGACGACCACGAGTATCCCGCCACCACCGAGGAACTGATCGAAAACTACGGCGATCGAACCCTCGAACTCCCGAACGGGTCCGAGACGGTCGGCGATGTACTCGCCCGCCTCGAGTCGGAGACCTTCGAATATCCCGAGGAGGCGCGCTTCGCCGTCTACTCCGCGGTCAGCGACAAGGCCGTCGGCCGTGTCGGCTACAGCGACCGCGACCCGACGCCAACCGGCAGCCCGTACTCGCCGGACGCGGTTTCCTTCTAA
- a CDS encoding PHP domain-containing protein, which yields MPYADLHVHTTRSDGSLDLESIPDAARYGGVEVVAVTDHDRLQPFDAPVVERDGVTLVNGIELRVETPHGERVDLLGYGVEQTPELEGIVEQIQRNRIERGRTIVDCVETRLGVDLGVTVDEGFGRPHVARAIEAHPDVEYGYQDAFDELIGYGDPCYVARDVPSFERGLAALSGASRLVSLAHPLRYRDPEAALGLTADPDLEAVELHYPYGRDDVNLDVVKRAVERNDLLVTGGSDAHETELGVEGLSRREYEATAIADS from the coding sequence ATGCCCTACGCCGATCTGCACGTCCACACAACGCGCTCAGACGGGAGTCTCGATCTCGAGTCGATCCCCGACGCCGCCCGTTACGGGGGTGTCGAAGTGGTCGCGGTGACCGACCACGATCGGCTCCAGCCGTTCGACGCGCCGGTGGTCGAGCGCGACGGCGTGACGCTCGTCAACGGGATCGAACTCCGAGTCGAGACGCCCCACGGCGAGCGGGTCGATCTGCTCGGGTACGGGGTCGAGCAGACCCCGGAACTCGAAGGGATCGTCGAGCAGATCCAGCGAAATCGCATCGAGCGAGGGCGGACGATCGTCGACTGCGTGGAGACCCGGCTGGGGGTCGATCTCGGCGTGACAGTCGACGAGGGGTTCGGACGGCCCCACGTCGCCCGGGCGATCGAGGCCCATCCCGACGTCGAGTACGGCTATCAGGACGCCTTCGACGAACTCATCGGCTACGGCGACCCCTGCTACGTGGCTCGAGACGTCCCGTCGTTCGAGCGCGGGCTGGCGGCGCTATCCGGCGCCAGTCGGCTCGTCTCGCTGGCCCACCCGCTCCGGTATCGCGATCCCGAAGCGGCGCTCGGACTGACCGCCGACCCCGACCTCGAGGCCGTCGAACTCCACTATCCGTACGGGCGCGACGACGTCAATTTGGACGTCGTGAAGCGGGCGGTCGAACGCAACGACCTGCTAGTGACGGGTGGAAGCGACGCCCATGAGACCGAACTCGGCGTCGAGGGACTGTCGCGACGCGAGTACGAGGCGACGGCGATCGCCGATTCGTGA
- a CDS encoding DUF6757 family protein, giving the protein MNCHYCDREAAFAAESDGLKVGLCEEHFRERLQELAEADGLETLKEKVDVDRAE; this is encoded by the coding sequence ATGAACTGCCACTACTGTGACCGCGAGGCCGCGTTCGCCGCCGAATCGGACGGTCTCAAAGTCGGTCTCTGTGAGGAACACTTCCGCGAACGCTTGCAAGAGCTCGCGGAAGCCGACGGCCTCGAGACGCTCAAGGAGAAAGTGGACGTCGATCGCGCCGAGTAG
- a CDS encoding 4Fe-4S dicluster domain-containing protein: MAIDPQFHENRDQVDEHEGHSVWGPVDEPEELGIHGTHVAVDFDLCIADGACLEDCPVDVFEWVETPGHPESEEKADPANEAQCIDCMLCVDVCPVDAIDVDAGR, translated from the coding sequence ATGGCCATAGATCCGCAGTTTCACGAGAACCGCGACCAAGTCGACGAACACGAGGGCCACTCTGTCTGGGGCCCCGTCGACGAACCCGAAGAACTCGGCATCCACGGGACGCACGTCGCGGTCGACTTCGACCTCTGTATTGCCGACGGCGCCTGCCTCGAAGACTGCCCCGTCGACGTCTTCGAGTGGGTCGAAACGCCCGGCCATCCGGAAAGCGAAGAGAAGGCCGACCCCGCAAACGAGGCCCAGTGTATCGATTGTATGCTCTGTGTCGACGTCTGTCCGGTCGACGCGATCGACGTCGACGCGGGACGCTAG
- a CDS encoding TrmB family transcriptional regulator encodes MALEELGLTEYEARCFVALTRVSKGTAKEVSQVADIPRSRVYDTIERLDRKGLVNVQQTEPREYKAVSVETACRRIREDYDSRINAAENALGNLKMPESDDDEGMWAITQNEHVTDRVVTFLEDADGTVHYLVPAPEVAETRIIEALASAADRGVNVHIEVPTEDEHEEFADAVPGADVAVSPDIATTHEIHSEWPGQLLMVDQESIVATGIKESDLPDVTQQVAVWTYGHDHGFAVWMRELLDDRLEIRHEDRSLKE; translated from the coding sequence ATGGCCCTCGAGGAACTGGGGCTGACCGAATACGAAGCGCGGTGTTTCGTCGCCCTCACGCGGGTTTCCAAGGGGACCGCCAAGGAGGTGAGCCAGGTCGCAGACATTCCCCGGTCGCGGGTGTACGACACCATCGAGCGCCTCGACCGGAAGGGGCTCGTCAACGTCCAGCAGACCGAGCCCCGCGAGTACAAGGCCGTCTCCGTCGAGACGGCCTGCCGGCGCATCCGCGAAGACTACGACTCCCGGATCAACGCCGCCGAGAACGCGCTCGGGAACCTCAAGATGCCGGAATCGGACGACGACGAGGGGATGTGGGCGATCACCCAGAACGAACACGTCACCGACCGCGTCGTCACGTTCCTCGAGGACGCCGACGGCACGGTTCACTACCTCGTGCCGGCGCCCGAGGTAGCCGAAACGCGGATCATCGAGGCGCTGGCGTCGGCCGCCGACCGCGGCGTCAACGTCCACATCGAAGTGCCGACCGAGGACGAGCACGAGGAGTTCGCCGATGCGGTCCCGGGTGCCGACGTCGCGGTCTCGCCCGATATCGCGACGACCCACGAAATCCACTCGGAGTGGCCCGGCCAGTTGCTCATGGTCGACCAGGAATCGATCGTCGCGACCGGGATCAAGGAGAGCGACCTCCCCGACGTGACCCAGCAGGTGGCGGTCTGGACCTACGGTCACGATCACGGCTTCGCCGTCTGGATGCGCGAACTGCTCGACGACCGCCTCGAGATCCGCCACGAGGATCGCTCGCTCAAGGAGTGA
- a CDS encoding MFS transporter produces the protein MRWRYNETVLAACTLAFLATMAARLVISPVVPQITAAFGVSNAVIGLALTGMWMAYFLAQFPSGVLADRYGERRIILIAVGGTAIASALLAFAPLFPLFVLCVIALGFVAGLHYSVATSLLTRTYDEIGAAIGVHNSGGPVAGLVVPPVAAWIGVRYGWRAAIAVGVVVAVPIFFLFIRTVRPIDPQRPDQPMAERFELEPLVELLGRPKIAFTVALAVLGDFVWQAVASFLPTFLVAYRGQSATTASLVFGGYFLVQGITGVGVGAASDRYGRDVATAGCMFLAVAGIAVLLAVPGLPAVAGAVVLLGIGLGWGGALLPRFMDHLSAAERSAGFGLVRTVYGFVGALGSVVTGTLADLFGWGVSFGFLAALLALVFVALAVNRTFSLGY, from the coding sequence ATGCGCTGGCGATACAACGAAACCGTCCTGGCGGCGTGTACGCTCGCCTTTCTGGCGACGATGGCCGCCCGGCTGGTCATCAGTCCGGTCGTCCCCCAGATCACCGCCGCCTTCGGCGTCTCGAACGCCGTCATCGGGCTCGCGCTGACGGGAATGTGGATGGCCTACTTCCTCGCGCAGTTCCCAAGCGGCGTCCTCGCCGACAGGTACGGCGAACGGCGCATCATTCTGATCGCGGTCGGCGGGACGGCGATCGCGAGCGCGCTTCTCGCGTTCGCACCGCTGTTCCCGCTGTTCGTGCTCTGCGTTATCGCGCTCGGGTTCGTCGCCGGCCTCCACTACAGCGTCGCCACGTCGCTGCTGACTCGGACCTACGACGAGATCGGCGCCGCGATCGGCGTCCACAACAGCGGCGGCCCCGTCGCGGGACTCGTCGTGCCGCCGGTGGCCGCCTGGATCGGTGTCCGCTACGGCTGGCGGGCCGCGATCGCCGTCGGCGTCGTCGTGGCCGTCCCGATCTTCTTCTTGTTCATCCGCACGGTCCGACCGATCGACCCCCAGCGCCCCGACCAGCCGATGGCCGAACGGTTCGAACTCGAGCCGCTGGTGGAACTGCTCGGGCGGCCGAAGATCGCCTTCACCGTCGCGCTGGCCGTACTGGGGGATTTCGTCTGGCAGGCCGTCGCCTCGTTCCTGCCGACGTTCCTCGTCGCGTATCGCGGCCAGTCGGCGACGACGGCGAGCCTCGTGTTCGGCGGGTACTTCCTCGTCCAGGGGATTACTGGCGTCGGGGTGGGCGCGGCGTCGGATCGCTACGGTCGCGACGTCGCCACGGCGGGCTGTATGTTCCTCGCCGTCGCCGGCATCGCGGTGCTGTTGGCGGTTCCGGGGCTCCCCGCCGTCGCGGGCGCGGTCGTCCTCCTCGGGATCGGGCTCGGCTGGGGCGGAGCGTTGCTTCCTCGGTTTATGGACCACCTCTCGGCGGCGGAGCGAAGTGCGGGCTTCGGGCTCGTCCGCACCGTCTACGGCTTCGTCGGTGCGCTCGGGTCGGTCGTCACGGGTACGCTGGCCGATCTCTTCGGCTGGGGCGTCTCCTTCGGCTTCCTCGCCGCGTTGCTCGCGCTCGTCTTCGTCGCTCTGGCGGTCAATCGTACGTTCTCCCTGGGCTACTGA
- the hemB gene encoding porphobilinogen synthase, whose protein sequence is MDLTHRPRRLRQDRVRGLVSETSLEPTDLIAPVFVDATTDERVPIESMPGHERVPIDEAVARVEDVLETGVEAVMLFGIPELKDPEGTRAWAEDGVIQEALRRITSETDAYVITDVCLCEYTDHGHCGPLEEELRSEGGVAEDSPGCEPTLTVDNDATLEALEKIVTSHARAGADMVAPSGMMDGMVGAIREALDGAGYEHVPIMSYAAKYESAFYGPFRDAADGAPSFGNRRHYQMDPANTREALREVRLDAEQGADVMMVKPALPYLDIVSAVRREFDHPVAAYNVSGEYAMLHAAAEKGWLDLEEVALESLLSIKRAGADLILTYFAEDVARRLPAGR, encoded by the coding sequence ATGGATCTCACACATCGTCCGCGGCGACTCCGACAGGATCGGGTGCGCGGTCTCGTCAGCGAGACGAGCCTCGAGCCGACTGATCTGATCGCGCCGGTGTTCGTCGACGCGACGACTGACGAGCGGGTGCCGATCGAGTCGATGCCGGGCCACGAGCGGGTGCCGATCGACGAGGCCGTCGCCCGCGTCGAGGACGTCCTCGAGACGGGCGTCGAAGCGGTCATGCTGTTCGGCATCCCGGAATTGAAGGATCCCGAAGGGACGCGCGCCTGGGCCGAGGACGGCGTCATTCAGGAGGCGCTGCGCCGGATCACGAGCGAGACCGACGCCTACGTCATCACCGACGTCTGTCTCTGCGAGTACACCGACCACGGCCACTGCGGCCCCCTCGAGGAGGAGCTCCGGAGCGAAGGCGGCGTCGCCGAGGACAGCCCCGGCTGCGAGCCGACGCTGACCGTGGACAACGACGCGACCCTCGAGGCGCTCGAGAAGATCGTTACCTCACACGCCCGTGCGGGTGCGGACATGGTCGCACCCAGCGGCATGATGGACGGCATGGTCGGAGCGATCCGCGAGGCCCTCGACGGCGCGGGGTACGAACACGTTCCGATCATGAGCTACGCGGCCAAGTACGAGAGCGCCTTCTACGGCCCCTTCCGGGACGCCGCCGACGGCGCGCCCTCCTTCGGCAACCGGCGCCACTACCAGATGGATCCCGCGAACACCCGCGAGGCGCTGCGGGAGGTTCGACTGGACGCCGAACAGGGCGCCGACGTCATGATGGTCAAGCCCGCGTTGCCCTACCTCGACATCGTCAGCGCGGTGCGCCGGGAGTTCGACCATCCCGTCGCCGCCTACAACGTCTCCGGCGAGTACGCGATGCTCCACGCCGCCGCCGAGAAGGGCTGGCTGGACTTAGAGGAAGTGGCCCTCGAGTCGCTACTGTCGATCAAACGCGCTGGTGCGGATCTGATTCTGACCTACTTCGCGGAGGACGTGGCGCGACGATTACCCGCCGGCCGGTAG